Below is a genomic region from Persicimonas caeni.
ATGTCCGGGTTGGACTTGCCCAGCGGGAAGGCCTCGAGCTCGAGGCTGAAGCCGGGGTAGAACGCGGAGGTGTACGACAGGACCGCCTCGTTGAAGCCGGCCACGTGCAGGTCGCGTCGAAGCCCGTTGCCCTTCACACCCACGAGCAGCCAATCCTTGCTGAACTTCTCTTTGGCGGCCGCTTTGCTCTGGGCCGCCTGCTTTTTGACCGCGTTGGGGTCGTCCGACGGCTCTTCGTCGAGCTGGGCGACCTGCGCCGTCTGCTGCTGTTGCTGCTGCGCCTGCATGCTCTCCTGGGCCTTCTTGGCCAGGAAGTCCTCGAACTCACGTTGGACCATGCGCGCCCCGGCGGCCGACAACCCGTTCGGGGTGCGGTCGATAGGGAAGGTGTGCACGTGGCTGCCGGTCTCGGGGCCGACCACGCGCCCTTCGTAGGCGGTGTCCGACTTGGCCGTCAGGTACAGGATGTAGTCGATCTCGGCGCCCTTCATCAGCCACTTGATGTCGTCGGGGCGCTTCATGATCCCTTTGGCCTGGAAGCCGCGGCCTTGGATCTGCTTGAGGAACCAGTCTTGGCGCTCGATCTTGACGTTATCGAGCGCCTTGATGCCGTTGGCCAGCATCTCCGAGCCGCCGCCGGGCACGTCGAGCACCACGACCTTGACGGTCCCCGTCTGCGCCGTTGCCGGGCGAGGGACGAGGCCGATGAGTCCCAGGCACATCACGGCCAGGGCGACAAGCAAGCTATAGCGAGAGTAGGTTTGTTTCATCGTCAGCTACTACTGGGGGTTAAAAACGTTCGATGTCGAACTCATCAAGGTCGAAGTCGTCGCCGCCGCCGCCGCCCGTCGAGCCGCCCGAGGGGCCCTCGAAGTTGGCCCAACCGGCGTCGTCGCTCGTCGAGCCGACGCCGCTGACGCGCAGGGCGAAGTCGTCGGGGTTGGTCGACTGGGCCAGCGCCTCCTCGTAGGTGATGAGGCCGTTTTGCAACAGCTTCATCAGCGACTGGTCGAAGGTCTGCATGCCGTAGTTGTCGACGCCCTTGCTGATCATCTCGGTGATGGCGCGCGCGGTGGCGTGCTCGAGGATCATCTCCTGGATGCGCGCCGTGGCGATCATGATCTCGACGGCGGGCACGCGGCCCTTGCCGTCGGCGCGCGGGATGAGGCGCTGGGCGATGACGCCCTTGAAGAGGTTGGCGAACTGGTAGCGCGCCTGGTCGCGTTGGTGCGGCGGGAAGGCGGTGACCACGCGGCTGACCGCCTCGGCGGCGTCGATGGTGTGCAGGGTGCCCAACACCAGGTGGCCGGTCTCGGCGGCGGTCAGCGCGATCTCGATAGTCTCCACGTCGCGCATCTCGCCGACCATGATGACGTCGGGATCTTGGCGCAGCGCCGCGCGCACGGCGCGGTTGAAGTTACTGGTGTCGTTGCCGACCTCGCGCTGGTTGATGATGCTCTTCTTGTCGCGGATCAGATACTCGATCGGATCCTCGATGGTGATGATGTGGTCGGTGCGCGTGCGGTTGATGTAGTCGACGATACTGGCCAGCGTGGTCGACTTACCGCTGCCGGTCGCGCCGGTCACCAAGATCAGCCCGCGGCGCTCCTCAGCGATGGTCTTGACCACCTCGGGGAGCATCAGCTCGTCGGGGGTGAGCACCTTGAAAGGGATGACGCGAAAGACCAGGCCAATGGAGCCGCGCTGCTGGAAGACGTTGACACGAAAACGCCCCACGCCGGGCACGCCGTGGGACATGTCGAGGTCGAGCGTCTTTTCGAACTCCTCTTTTTGATGCTGCGTCATGATATTCGCAGCCATCTTGCCGATGTCTTCGGGGCTCAGGCGTTTGGCGTCACGTAGCGGCACCAGCGCGCCATCGACGCGAAAAATCGGGGGGAGGCCCGCCTTGATGTGGATGTCGCTGGCGTTTCCCTTCACGGCGATCTGCAGGATTTTGTTCAGATCGTATTCTTGAGGCATGGTCCCTCTCGAGCGTGTCGCCTGAGCCGACAGCCTTGCGGGCAAAACACGTAGGTGGCGATGACTTGCCGCTGCGTGACCCTCCGCAATGCTCCAATGCGGCGCAATTGTTGTGAGAACCGTTGTATAACACCGGCGAGATTACCACCTCGCAACCACGTTGTCACGGAATCTCATGAGGGTGTTGAGGCCTCGCGCGCGCAGCCGGACCGAGGCTGCGAAACGTCTCACAGATGTTACTTTGTGGCGCGGCGGTTGGCCTTGTAGGTTTTGGGTAACGTAGTCGTAGGATTCAGCCGTTGTTCGCTCCCGGAGTTCATATGCACAGCCGTTATCCCTCACTGCCTTCCACCAAGCTCGTCGTCACCGCGCTGCTCGTCAGCGGCCTGTTGTTCACAGGGTGTGACAAGGGCTCCGATGCCGAGCCCGCTGAAGAGACGCCCGCAGGCGCCGAGAAAGCCGAGGCTGAAAAGCCTGAAGCTCCGAAAGTCGACCTTCCCGAAACACGTGAGCTCAACCCCTACGAGATGGACGCGTCCGAGCCTGTGACGGCCAAAAACCTCCACGACGAAGTCGCCGCGTGGAAGGAGGCGTGGAAGGGCAAAGAGGTGTCGATCATTGTGTGGACCCGCAACGGGTTATCGCCCAAGAACCCGATGAAGTTCAGCACCAGAGAGAAGCCGGGCTTGATTCGGTTCCAGGCGACCATGCCCGACGAGGAACGACCCAAGTTGGGGAAGGCAGGGGTGAAGACGGGCTACGCCGTCCTCAAGGGAAAGGTGAAGCTGCCCAGCCTCGGTCAAAAACTGACCTTCGAGGACGCCGTCGCCGTCGGCCCCTACGAAAAGGAGGAGGTTCCGACGGGCCAGAAGCTGGACCCCAATGAACTCGACGCCAACACTCCGGTCAATCCGCTGGATGTGGAAGCGGCGATCGATGCTTGGAAAGGTGTGAAGGTCCATCTCGAGGACCAGGCGGACATCCCCGGCGCAGGCAATATCGTCTCCTTTCCGAAGCCGGGAACGGAGAAGGAGAAATTCGTGGAGGCCAGGATCGCCGGTGGCGTGCCGAAGGGCCTGCCCGACGAAGCGGTGAAGACGCTCGAGTGCGAGGTCGACGGCATGAAGCAGGGCAGCTTCGACCCGGCGCCCTACCTCAAGTTGTCGAAGTGTAGCTTCGTCGACTGAACGGCCCCACGCCCCACAAACACAAAAACGGCGGCTCCATCCTGTCTCGAAGACAAAGTCTCGAGGGCAAGACGGAGCCGCCGTTCGGTTCAAGGCGCTACTTCTGGGTCGTGACTAGAACTTAGTCCGGCGAGCGCACGCCGAAGAGGTAGAGTTGGCCAGGGGCCTCACTCGTCCTCCTCTTCCTCGTCGATCTGGATGCCGGGGACGCCGAGGTGCTCGCGCACCTTGTTCTCGATCTCGTCCATGATCTCGGGGTTCTCGCGCAGGAACTCTTTGGCGTTCTCGCGGCCCTGGCCGAGGCGGATATCGTCGCCGTAGCTGTACCACGAGCCGGCCTTGTCGATGACGTTGAGCTCGCTGCCCAGGTCGACGAGGTCGCCTTCGAGGCTGATGCCCTCGCCGTACATGATGTCGAACTCGGCCTCCCGGAAGGGCGGGGCGACCTTGTTCTTGACGACCTTGACGCGGGTGCGGTTACCGGTGACGTCCTTGCCGTCTTTGATGGCGCCGATACGACGGATGTCGAGGCGCACCGAGCAGTAGAACTTCAGCGCGTTACCACCCGAGGTGGTCTCCGGGCTGCCGAACATGACGCCGATCTTGTGGCGGATCTGGTTGATGAAGATCACGCAGGTGCGCGACTTGTTGATGGAGCCGGTCAGCTTACGCAGCGCCTGGCTCATGAGGCGAGCCTGCAGACCGACGTGGCTGTCGCCCATCTCGCCTTCGATCTCGGCGCGCGGGGTGAGCGCGGCGACCGAGTCGATGACCAGGATGTCGATGGCGTTCGAGCGCACGAGCATGTCGACGATCTCGAGAGCCTGCTCACCGGTGTCGGGCTGGCTGACCAGAAGCTCGTCGATGTCGACGCCGAGCGCCTTGGCGTACTGGACGTCGAGCGCGTGCTCGGCGTCGACGAAGGCAGCCACGCCGCCCTGCTTTTGGGCGCTGGCGATGGCGTGCAGCGTCAGAGTCGTCTTACCGGACGATTCCGGGCCGTAAATCTCGACCACGCGACCGCGCGGCAGGCCGCCGACGCCCAGTGCGGCGTCGAGCGAGATCGATCCGGTCGGGATCGGGTTCTCGACCTCGGCGATCTGGTCGTCGTCGCCCAGACGCATGATCGAGCCTTTACCAAACTGCTTCTCGATGGCGCTGACGGTCATGTCGAGCGCTTTTTCTTTATCCTTCGACTTTGCCATTTGGCTCTCTCCTGTAGGAAAACTCGCGTCCTCTCGAACCGCGAGGAATTGTCACTGAACACACGTATAGTATTGCCGTTCTGGGGCGTCAAGTAGCGAAGATGTATCGCTGCAGGATGTTGATCGTATGGCGACCGACTTCAGCTGCAGCGTGCTACGGGCCCCTCATATACGGTTATCGGCAGAACGGGTCGATTCGTTGCGTGCTTTTTGGTGAACGTTAGGAAATTCAATTGGTTGCGCTGTTGTGCATTTGTGGTTGTTGACGTCAAGATCCCG
It encodes:
- the recA gene encoding recombinase RecA, whose protein sequence is MAKSKDKEKALDMTVSAIEKQFGKGSIMRLGDDDQIAEVENPIPTGSISLDAALGVGGLPRGRVVEIYGPESSGKTTLTLHAIASAQKQGGVAAFVDAEHALDVQYAKALGVDIDELLVSQPDTGEQALEIVDMLVRSNAIDILVIDSVAALTPRAEIEGEMGDSHVGLQARLMSQALRKLTGSINKSRTCVIFINQIRHKIGVMFGSPETTSGGNALKFYCSVRLDIRRIGAIKDGKDVTGNRTRVKVVKNKVAPPFREAEFDIMYGEGISLEGDLVDLGSELNVIDKAGSWYSYGDDIRLGQGRENAKEFLRENPEIMDEIENKVREHLGVPGIQIDEEEEDE
- a CDS encoding type IV pilus twitching motility protein PilT, with translation MPQEYDLNKILQIAVKGNASDIHIKAGLPPIFRVDGALVPLRDAKRLSPEDIGKMAANIMTQHQKEEFEKTLDLDMSHGVPGVGRFRVNVFQQRGSIGLVFRVIPFKVLTPDELMLPEVVKTIAEERRGLILVTGATGSGKSTTLASIVDYINRTRTDHIITIEDPIEYLIRDKKSIINQREVGNDTSNFNRAVRAALRQDPDVIMVGEMRDVETIEIALTAAETGHLVLGTLHTIDAAEAVSRVVTAFPPHQRDQARYQFANLFKGVIAQRLIPRADGKGRVPAVEIMIATARIQEMILEHATARAITEMISKGVDNYGMQTFDQSLMKLLQNGLITYEEALAQSTNPDDFALRVSGVGSTSDDAGWANFEGPSGGSTGGGGGDDFDLDEFDIERF